The following are from one region of the Vicinamibacterales bacterium genome:
- a CDS encoding carboxylate-amine ligase — MGHAFTIGVEEEFQIVDPDSWELRSHVSELLTASETSLGDQIKRELHQSIVEVGTKICADVTELADEVCRIRRDLSANAERVGMRIAAAGTHPFSNWKDQIISPGARYESIVEELQQLARSLLIFGLHIHVAVPDKASTIELLNEARYFLPHLLALSTSSPFWQGRDTGLKSYRTTVFRRFPRSGIPDKFDSWSEYENYVDTLVELHCIDNGKKVWWDLRPHPVFGTLEFRVCDVPTSPRVTIALAALAQAIVVKLYRLRRRNLGFRIYPRSLVEENKWRAARYGIDGKLIDFGKRQEVPMRELALELLEFVDDVADELGSREALQYVHTIVETGTSADRQLEVFRRTGDLRAVVQWVVEETRAGNAPAIGTGR; from the coding sequence ATGGGGCACGCGTTCACCATCGGGGTCGAGGAGGAATTCCAGATCGTCGACCCCGATAGCTGGGAGCTGCGTTCGCACGTCTCGGAGCTGCTGACGGCCTCGGAGACGTCGCTCGGGGATCAGATCAAGCGCGAGTTGCACCAGTCGATCGTCGAGGTCGGCACGAAGATCTGCGCCGACGTCACCGAGCTCGCCGACGAGGTCTGCCGTATCCGACGCGATCTCTCGGCCAACGCCGAGCGGGTGGGCATGCGAATCGCCGCCGCCGGAACGCATCCGTTCTCGAACTGGAAGGACCAGATCATCTCGCCGGGCGCGCGCTACGAGAGCATCGTCGAGGAGCTGCAGCAGCTGGCGCGCTCGCTGCTCATCTTCGGGCTGCACATCCACGTCGCGGTACCCGACAAGGCGAGCACGATTGAACTCCTGAACGAGGCGCGCTATTTCCTGCCGCACCTGCTGGCGCTCTCGACCAGCTCGCCGTTCTGGCAGGGGCGCGACACCGGCCTGAAGTCCTATCGGACGACGGTGTTCCGGCGCTTCCCGCGCAGCGGGATCCCCGACAAGTTCGACTCATGGAGCGAGTACGAGAACTACGTCGACACGCTCGTCGAGCTGCATTGCATCGACAACGGCAAGAAGGTGTGGTGGGACCTGCGCCCGCATCCGGTGTTCGGCACGCTGGAGTTCCGGGTCTGCGACGTGCCCACCTCGCCGCGGGTGACGATCGCGCTGGCCGCGCTGGCGCAGGCGATCGTCGTCAAGCTTTATCGGCTGCGTCGCCGCAACCTCGGATTCAGGATTTATCCGCGCAGCCTGGTGGAAGAGAACAAGTGGCGCGCGGCGCGCTACGGCATCGACGGCAAGCTCATCGACTTCGGCAAACGTCAGGAAGTGCCGATGCGGGAGCTGGCGCTCGAACTGCTCGAGTTCGTGGACGATGTCGCCGATGAACTGGGCAGCCGCGAGGCGCTGCAGTACGTCCACACGATCGTCGAGACCGGCACCAGCGCGGATCGCCAGCTCGAGGTGTTCCGCCGGACCGGCGATCTGCGCGCGGTGGTGCAGTGGGTGGTCGAGGAGACGCGCGCCGGCAACGCTCCGGCCATCGGGACCGGGCGCTGA